The stretch of DNA TGGTGCATATTCGGAAACGTCTGACCCCCCCATTCCGGTCGTCTGACCCCCCTGAGAAGATACCTACGAAAAGGCAAATGTTAAGATAAACTTTTTGCTGGTTTTCTTAAACTATTTCCTTTCAAATCTATTCGATGTGCTTTAGGAATAATTCTATCCAAAATAGCATCAGCTAAAGTAGGTTCATCAAAATATTCATACCACTTGTTGACGGGTAGTTGTGAGCAGATTAAAGTAGCTGCTGCTTCGTATCGGTCTTCGAGTATTTGTAAGAGGATCAGTTTGATGGCTGGTGTAATGGGTTGTAGACCAAAATCATCAAAGATAATGAGTGCTGCTTTTTTAATTCTGTCCAACCACTTGAGGAGTGATCCATCGGTTCTTGCCAGGGCAATTTGTTCGGTTAATCGATTCATGTTGAAGTAGAGGGTTCTGTGACCTAAGACGCAAGCTTGATGACCTAGGGCACATGCCAGATAGGATTTACCACAACCGGTTGCCCCGGTGATGAGGATATTTTCTCCCCTTTGGATGTAGGAGCAATCGGCTAATTTGAGGAGTTTTTCTTTACTTAGATTTCGCTGTTGATCGCAATCAATATCAGGTAAAGTGGCTTGATATCGGAGTTTGCTGAGTCTTACAAACATTTGCATTTTTTTATTAGACCGGTTGTCATGCTCTGCATCTAGCAGGGTAGCCAAGAGTTGATGTGCTTCGGGTTGCTGGTTGATAGGCAAGCCCAATATAGCCTCATAAGCATTGGCCATTCCGATTAATTTGAGTTGCTTCATCCTTTGCAGGGATACATTTTTCATGTTCTTTTTTTTTGAGTTGAATACTATTTATTGATACTGTTGAGGGCCACGGATATTATCATGTAGTGGTAGTTTGAGTTGAGCAGGTTGTTCCTCGACCTGATCCAATTCAAGGAGCAGGATTCTTTTGAGCATGTTATAACTGACTCTACTGACCTTTTGACAACGTAGTGCGGCTTGTTCTAATCGTTCCTTAGAGTACTTTTTAGTGAGGTGTAAGATGCCTTTACAACTGTTGTAGGATTGCTCTTGATGGATTCTGGAGACCAGTACCAACTGAATAGCCCAGTGGGTGGCTGGGCCTATTAGTTTGGCCTGGGTCAAAAAATATTCAGCGTCGTAACCCAGACTTTTTTTCCATTCTTGATGGTGTTTGGGCATATGCTGTTCTTGGGTCTGATAATGATAGCTACCCCGCCCCTCCAACCTTTGGTGCAAGGCAATGCGCTCACTGTTGAGGAAGACTTCCACTACTTTAGGGGTATAAATGATCTGTGCTTGTTGGCCTACATACTGGCAGGGAACGGAGTAAAAATTCTTTTCTTCTCCGATAAAAACATGGTAATTGAGTTGGATTTTAGCACGGGTTATTTTCTTGATCTCAAATAAATCGCTGGGAAGATCTCTCATTTGTGGGCGTTCGTAGGTCTGAAAAATACTTTGTCGACTCCCTTCTTTTTTTTGATAAGCCTTGGCATTGTGCCGATCAAGTTGTTCTCTAATGCCCTCGTTTAGGGCCGCTAAACTGGAGAAGACTTCATTTCTTAAAGGGCCATAAATACGGTTATAGACCACACCTACAGCATTTTCCACACTGGCTTTATCCTTGGGTTTACCCACTCGGGTAGCCTGTAAGTCCAATTGATAGTGGGCAGCTAATTGCTCACATAATTGGGTGAAAGTGGGTTCATATCTATCGGCCCTGGTAACATAAGATTTTAAATTATCCGATAAGAGGACCTGAGGAAGGCCACCAAAAAATGACAGCGCTTGGTTCAGACCATGCACAAAATGGGCAAGCTGTTGACTAGCCAAGGCAATGACAAATGCATAATGGCTATGGGGAAACACCGCTACCAGGACTTCACATGAATGGACTTGGCCCGTACTGAGATCTACCCACTCAAGTTTCTTTCCACTAAAATCTACCATCAGTTCTTGACCTGGAACATGGTTCAAACTCAGCGTAAGATCTTTGCGGCCAATCCCTCTTTTTAGATATTCACAAAACTGACTATAACCATAACCATCTGGATGTTCCACCCGGTATTCTTCCCATAACAACTGCCGCGTTACACCTACTCGACGTAATTCTTTTATCCAATAGTCCTGCTGTTGAGATAAGGTAGCGCTGCGGTCCGTTTGGCTAGGCGTATGGGTGCCATACAGGATAACCTTAAGTTGATCATCATCTAACAATAAAAGCTGCCCTATATCCTCCGTATAAGCTTGGCTGCGACGCAGATACTCGCGTACCGTATTCTTCGATATTTTTAGTTGACGGGCCGTAGCCTTAATCGAACGGGTACTCAGATAATTTTTGATAATGCTTTTTACTTGATCCATACGTTTAATTATTGCCATTTCCGGTTGCTTGATTAAGCAATCAAAATGACCTTTTTTTTCGTATGTATCTACAAATTCCAGGGGGGGTCAAAGCTCCGGAATCACCCTCAATCCTTTTCAAAACTTAGGGGGGTCAAAGCCCCGGAATTGGGGGGTCAGACCAAATCGGAACTGGGGGGTCAGACCGATCGGAATACGCAAAAACAAAATAATCCCATGGCGATTT from Saprospiraceae bacterium encodes:
- the istB gene encoding IS21-like element helper ATPase IstB gives rise to the protein MKNVSLQRMKQLKLIGMANAYEAILGLPINQQPEAHQLLATLLDAEHDNRSNKKMQMFVRLSKLRYQATLPDIDCDQQRNLSKEKLLKLADCSYIQRGENILITGATGCGKSYLACALGHQACVLGHRTLYFNMNRLTEQIALARTDGSLLKWLDRIKKAALIIFDDFGLQPITPAIKLILLQILEDRYEAAATLICSQLPVNKWYEYFDEPTLADAILDRIIPKAHRIDLKGNSLRKPAKSLS
- the istA gene encoding IS21 family transposase, with translation MDQVKSIIKNYLSTRSIKATARQLKISKNTVREYLRRSQAYTEDIGQLLLLDDDQLKVILYGTHTPSQTDRSATLSQQQDYWIKELRRVGVTRQLLWEEYRVEHPDGYGYSQFCEYLKRGIGRKDLTLSLNHVPGQELMVDFSGKKLEWVDLSTGQVHSCEVLVAVFPHSHYAFVIALASQQLAHFVHGLNQALSFFGGLPQVLLSDNLKSYVTRADRYEPTFTQLCEQLAAHYQLDLQATRVGKPKDKASVENAVGVVYNRIYGPLRNEVFSSLAALNEGIREQLDRHNAKAYQKKEGSRQSIFQTYERPQMRDLPSDLFEIKKITRAKIQLNYHVFIGEEKNFYSVPCQYVGQQAQIIYTPKVVEVFLNSERIALHQRLEGRGSYHYQTQEQHMPKHHQEWKKSLGYDAEYFLTQAKLIGPATHWAIQLVLVSRIHQEQSYNSCKGILHLTKKYSKERLEQAALRCQKVSRVSYNMLKRILLLELDQVEEQPAQLKLPLHDNIRGPQQYQ